One Luteibacter aegosomaticola genomic window carries:
- a CDS encoding DUF6624 domain-containing protein, with translation MLHLSLRRASLIALCFVLPGAAFADAKDDAAAAKCPNVAAWQTKMAQAHPALTSEGIERDNKAAGFSDTDLRDELSKRFDQDQSARSAWIAAPQDKAAFQAMDKVDKDNLAWMKETFAKKGFPHANAVGLAGVSAAFTLVQHATSDIPFMQSMLPQITARADAGELAKGDVAMLTDRLLRHEGKPQRYGTQYTTTNGRDFASMKMDPVEDPAHLDQRRASMDLMPSADYQCMLSVYYAPAPK, from the coding sequence ATGCTTCATCTGTCCCTACGTCGCGCGAGCCTGATCGCCCTCTGTTTCGTTCTGCCGGGCGCCGCCTTCGCCGATGCGAAGGACGATGCCGCCGCGGCGAAGTGCCCCAACGTCGCCGCGTGGCAGACCAAGATGGCGCAAGCGCACCCCGCGCTGACCAGCGAAGGCATCGAACGCGACAACAAGGCAGCGGGATTCTCCGATACCGATCTACGCGATGAACTGAGTAAGCGGTTTGACCAGGACCAATCCGCACGCAGCGCGTGGATCGCCGCACCGCAGGACAAGGCGGCGTTCCAGGCGATGGATAAAGTGGACAAGGACAACCTGGCGTGGATGAAGGAAACCTTCGCCAAAAAGGGCTTCCCGCACGCGAACGCGGTAGGCCTTGCCGGCGTGAGCGCGGCCTTTACCCTGGTACAGCACGCGACTTCCGATATCCCCTTCATGCAGTCGATGCTGCCGCAAATCACCGCGCGCGCGGATGCCGGCGAGTTGGCCAAGGGTGACGTGGCGATGCTGACCGACCGGCTGCTCCGCCATGAAGGCAAGCCGCAACGTTATGGCACGCAGTACACCACCACTAACGGCAGGGACTTCGCCAGCATGAAGATGGACCCGGTGGAAGATCCCGCACATCTCGATCAACGCCGTGCGTCGATGGACCTGATGCCGAGCGCCGACTA